The DNA sequence CCAGATAAATATGGTCACCACCAGCGTCAACAGGCAATACGGGAGTGGCCGGTGGAAAGAGAACATCATTAGAGTGATGGCCAGGGAAGTGGCCAGCGTCGCCACCGAGACATAACGGGTCGTGTAAATAATTACTCCGGCCAAGAGGAACCCGATAAAAAAGATGTCGGGCGCCAGGCCGAACAGCACCCCCAGACCGGTCGCCGCCCCCTTCCCTCCCCGGAAGCGGAGGAAAACGGGGAACATGTGGCCCAGGATGACCGCCGCCGACATGAGCAGGACGACCATGGGGTCACCGCCGACCCAGTAACCGATATAGACCGCCAGCACCCCTTTCAGAAAATCGAGGAGAAAGACCAGGGCCCCGGGAAGCGGACCGAGCGTGCGGAAGACATTGGTGGCGCCGATATTGCCGGAACCTCGGCGGCGGATATCAACGTTCCAGGCCCGGGCGACCAGCACCCCGAACGGGACCGAACCGAGCAGATAGGCGGCAACCGCCCAGAAAATGAGCATGTAATTATTCTACTTCACTTGCCAATTAGGGTCAAGTTTGCTAAAATTCTCGCTGTTATGGCTATTACGATAAACGACGTCAAACCGGGGACGACCGTAGAGATGGACAGTAGCATCTTTCGTTGCCTGGAATACCGTCACCAGCGGGCGGCCCAGCAGAGCTGGATCAAGATCAAGTTCAAGAACTTGCGGACCGGCGCGATCGCGGAAAAAACATTCAAGCCGGGAGAAAAGATCGAGACTGCCCGGATCGACTTTACCCCAATGCAGTTCCTCTACTCCGACAGCGAAGGCTACCACTTTATGGACCAAGCGACCTTCGAGCAAATCGCCATCCCGGCCAAGAAGATGGCAGAGACCGCCAAATACCTCAAAGAAGGGTTCGTCTGCAACATTTCCCTCTATGGTGAAGAGATCCTTGATGTTGAGCTCCCCGGTTCGGTCGAGCTCAAGGTCACCGAGACTTCCCCCGGTTTCAAGGGAGACACCGTCTCCGGCGGCAAACCGGCGACCGTCGAGACCGGCGCGGTCATCCAGGTCCCTTTTTTCCTGAACGTCGGCGATGTGATCAAGGTGGACACTCGCGAGGGCAAGTACCTCGGAAGGGCGTGATTTAAATGGATTTTGAAGTCTTGAAAAAACTGATCCAGCTCGTTAAGGATGAGGACATTTCCGGCGTCGCGGTCGAGGAAAAAGGGGTCAAGTATGAGGTTAGGCGGGAAAAAGGCGGCCACACCGTTAGCGCCCCTCTCCCTGGTCCCCAGTCCTCAGCCCCTGGCACCCCCATTTCCCAAGAACCCAAGGCCAAGGAAAAATCAGAGGAAGATGGCCTAGTCGCCATCACTTCGCCGATGGTCGGCACTTTCTACCGCTCCCCCTCACCGGAATCCCCGGCCTTTGTCGAAGCGGGAGACAGCGTCGAGCCGGGGAAGGTCGTCTGCATAGTGGAAGCGATGAAACTGTTCAACGAGATCGAATCGGAAGTGCGCGGCAAGATCGTCAAGGTACTGGTGGACAACGGCAAGCCGGTCGAATACGGGCAGAAGCTTTTCCTCGTCAAGAAACCCTAGAAGCTATTTCCTCACCATCGTCCCGATACCGTGATCGGTAAAGAGCTCGAGGAGCAGGGCGTGCGGCAGGCGGCCATCGAGAATATGGGCCGTTTTGACCCCTTTGTTCAGCGCGTAGAGGGTCGATTTGATTTTGGGGATCATCCCGCCGGAGAGCGACCCGGCCTTGATCATCTTCTGCGCCTTGTAATTATTCATTTCCGAGACCAGCCGGCCGTTGGCGTCCAGCACCCCCACCACGTCGGTCAGCATGATCAATTTCTCCGCCTTGAGGTAAGCGGCGATCGCCGCCGCCGCCTTGTCGGCGTTAATGTTATAGACACCGCCCCGTTTGCCGACGCCGATCGAGGTCAGCACCGGGATATAGCCGAGCTTGATCCATTTCTGGAGGAAACGGTAGCGGATGCCGCCGACCTGGCCGGTGAACCCGAGATCGATCCGGTTCCCCGCCTCATCCCGCTTCCAGTACTTGAAGGCTTTGATGACCCGCCCTTTTTTGCCGTAGAAACCTTTCGCCTTCCCCCCCGCCTTCTTGATCAACCGGACGACCTCGGCGTTGATCTTCTCCCCCAGGACCTTCTGGACGACCTTCATCGTCTCTTTATCGGTCACCCGGTAGCCGCCAACGAATTTCGGCTCGAGCCCCCGCTTACGCAGAAATTTATTGATCTCCGGGCCGCCGCCGTGGACGAGGACCGGGTGCATCCCGACCATCTTCAGCAAGACGACATCCTGGATGACCATCTGTTTCAATTCATCATTCTGCATGGCGGCGCCGCCATATTTGATGACGATCGTCTTGCCGTTGAACTTGGTCAGGTACGGCAAGGCTTCCAGGACCGCGTTCGCCCGTCTAATTAAATGTTTAAAGAGTTTTGATTTTTGCATAGTTAGGTATGGTACTCCGCGTTTATTCTAATATATCCTTCGGTCAGGTCGCAACCCCACGCTTCAGCCGACCCCTTGCCCACTCCAAGATAGCAGGTCACCAGGGTCTCTTTCCCTGACTGTTTCCCCTTGGGCGGGAATTTCATGTCAGCGGTCATCTTATCCTGGTTAAGTTTGGCTCCGGTCGAGCCGGCCGCGGCCAGGATCCGGCCCGGATTGTGGTCCCGGCCGTAAACGGCGCATTTTAACAGGTCGGAGCCGGCGATCGCCCGCGCGGCCTGGCGCGCTTCCGCCTCGTTCCGCGCTCCGGTCACTTTGACCCGGATCATCTGCGTCGCCCCTTCCCCGTCCCGCGCTATCTCCTGTGCCAAATATTTACAAACATACTCCAACGCTTTATAAAAACCTTGTTCGGATTTCGGATTTAGGATTTCGGATTTTGACTCCCCGTTGGCTAACACAAAAACGCAGTCGTTGGTAGACATGCATTGATCAACAGTCAACAGATTAAAAGAGGCGTCGACCGCCTGCTTGAGCAGCTTTTGCAAGGTGCGGCGATCGATGGCCGCGTCGGTCGTGATGAAAGCGTGCATCGTCGCCAGGTTGGGGTGGATCATACCGGAACCTTTGGCAATACCGGCGATGGTATAACCGCCCTGCCTGCCGTTAGGCATGGCGACTTTGACGGCGATCTCCTTTTTGCGGGTATCGGTCGTCAGGATCGCCCGGGCGGCCGCTTCCCCGCCCTGTTTAGAGAGCTGTTTAGCCAGTTTAGGAATAGCCGTGACGATCTTTGAAATCGGCAGGAACTTATGGATCGAGCCGGTCGAGGTGACCAGGACATGCCGGGGGTTGATTTTTAGCGCCCTGGCCGTCTCTTTGACCATCTGCCAGGCGTCCTTCAGCCCCTTCTTCCCTGTCCCGCAATTGGCATTCCCGGCATTGGCAATGATCGCCTGGCAAAGGCCGGACTTGATCTGCTGCTGCGAAACGAGGATCGGGGCTGCTTTGAACTGGTTCTTCGTAAAGACTGCCGCCGCGGTCGCCGGCACATCGGAAACGATCAGCGCCAGGTCGATCTTACCCGACTGCTTGATCCCCGCCGCTAAGCCCGCGGCCTTAAAGCCTTGCGGCGCAGTTATTCCACCTTTTATGGTCTTCATATGGTTTACGGAAACAAAGCGATCGCTTCGAGCCCGGTCTTCTCGCCCAGGCCCCACATTATATTCATATTCTGGACCGCCTGTCCGGCCGCCCCCTTGATCAGGTTATCGATCGCCGACATAACGATCACTGTCCCCTTCTCTTCGTTGACTTCGACCCCGATATCGCAATAGTTCGTCCCCCGGACGTTCTTGGTGCATGGCGTCGGATAAACGCGAACGAACGGCTTGCCCTTATAAAATTCCGAATAAATCTTCATTAGGTTGTTAGTTGTTAGTCGTAAGTTGTTAGTTGATAACTTAGCGTAGATCGTCGTCAAAATCCCTCGGTCCTGCGGAACAAGATGCGGCACGAAAGTAACCCCGATCTTCTCCCCGCCAACTTTGCTCAAGATATGGTCAACCTCGCCCATATGCCGGTGGTTGGTGACCGCGTAAGCCATCACGCCGTCATTCCGCTCGCAATACAGGGTCAACACTTTAGCCGAGCGGCCGGCCCCGGAAACGCCCGACTTGGCGTCGATCATGATCGTGCTGGTGTCGATCAATTTACTCACGATCAGCGGCGCGGTCCCCAGGATCGAAGCGGTCGGATAACAGCCGGGGTTGCCGACCAGCCGGGCTGGCTTGATCTTTTCCCCAAACAGTTCCGGCGAACCAAAGATCGCTTCTTTAAAAGCCCCTTTGTCCGCGTGGTCGATCCCGTACCATTTTTTGAAAGTGGCTTCATCATCGAACCGGTAGTCGGCGCCAAGGTCGACGACCTTCACCCCCGCTTTCAGTATCTTGGGAACATAATTCAGGGCGATGCCGTGCGGCAGGGCGAGAAAAACGACGTCGACTTTCTTAGCCAGCGCTTCCAGGTCATCAAGCGTGCCGCAAGCCAGGTCACAGATATTATTTAAATGCGGGAAAAGCTCGGAGATCTTCTTCCCTTTATGCGCTTCTTCAGATACCAACCAGCTGACTTCCGCCTGCGGGTGCCGTAATAGAATTGACAGAAGGTTAACGCCAGCATATCCTCCAGCACCAACTATTCCCGTTTTGATCATTTTAATGATACCTCCTGACTTGAAACTTGAACAACTCGACCGGTTCGTTCTCGCCAATACCGCCTTTGCGGCGGCAGATCGCGATCTGTTCCTCCGGCGTCTCAACCCCTTCCAGGTCGGGCAGCAATAACCCCCGGCGGTGGCCGGCCTTAACGATCACCCCGTACTTTTTCGCGTCGAGCTCGGCGGCCGAGGCAACCGGCTCCGGCAGACTTAAGACATCAACTTTTATCTCCAGTTCCGGCAACTCCGCTTCGGTCACCGGCGGGAAACGGGGATCACGGGTCGACGACTCGATCGCGTTCCGGATCACTTCCTGGGCAACGTTCGCGGTCGTCGCGGCAAAGGTGCCGATACAGCCGCGCAGTTCACCCCGTTTATGGAGGCTGACAAACACGCCGGCCTGCGCTTTCATCTCCGGCGTCAATTCTCTCGGTTCAGTGACGATCTGCTCGCTTTTAACGTAAGTCTCGATCGTCTGCCGGGCCAGCTTGACCAGCGGGTGTTCGCTCATGATCCGACTTCCAGCCCGGCGATCATATAGCCTACCCCAAAAGGCCCTTCGTAGGAGAGGACCTCTGGCTTAACTTTCTGCCCGTCGAGCGCGCCGAGCAAAATGGCGATCGACCAGAGGGCATCCTGCCCAGCCTCTTCCGCCAGGTCCGGATCGAATTTCAATATCCCCGGCACGTCGTAATTCCTGACCAGTTCGACCAGCTTCTCGTCGAATTCTTTCCCTCGGGGCGAATAGCCCGACGGCGCGTCAGGGGTAAGGCGATGCGACATATCGGCCGAAGCGATCAACAAAACCTTTCTCCCCAGCCGGTCGGCCGTCCTGGCCAGCGACTGGCCAAAGGCAAAAAGCTTGCTCAGCGGGAGAAAAGCGATGGCGATCGGCAAGATCGGTTTCTTGATCCCGGCCGCCTGCGGATAGGAGAGCGGCACCAGGACACCGTGGTCGAGCAAGGTCTCCGGGCAAGCGCTGGCCAGGGGTGAATCCTTGACGATGGCCAGGCCAAGCTCCGGATCGCCCTTGAAAGTATAGAGCGGCTTACTCTGGCCGAACTGCGCGAACGATCCCTCGAAAATATGGCTGGTATAGACGGGAACCGAGGCCTGGCCGACCTCGCCATGCGGGGTGATAACAACGATCGTGTCAAAACTCATCCCCGCCATCCGTCGGGAGATCTCGGTCAGGGCTCGCTGGCTCTGGTCCGCGACTTTGATCCGATCCCGGCCGATCTGCGGTATAAGTATTGGCGGATGGGGCAGAATAGCGCCGTAAACTATGCTCATCTTTTGTGCTTAATAATATAGTGTATTGCTTGCCAAAATGCAAATATAATCTTATAATGCGGAGCGTCATGACACTCAAGATCTCCATCTCCGGTATCCGCGGTTTTGTCCCCGAGTCGTTAACCCCGGAAGTTTGTCTCGATTTCGCCAAAGCCTTCGGCACTTATCTCAACGGCGGAAAAGTGGTCGTGGGGACCGACCCGCGCGCTTCTTCGGAATTCATCAAGGGGATAATCTTTTCCGGGCTGCTTTCCACGGGTTGCAAAGTGGTCGATCTCGGCATCGTCCCCACCCCAACGGTCGGCATCATGGCCCGCAAGCTCAAAGCCGACGGCGGCATCGTCATCACCGCTTCACACAATCCCCTCCCCTGGAACGGGCTCAAGTTCATGCGCGGCGACGGGGTTTTCCTGAACGAGACCCAGGCCGGCCAGCTGATCCAGATCTACGAAGGGAAACAATTCCGTTCCGGCCTGGCCCGCGGCGTGGCCAGCGACCGGACAGGAATAGCGACCCATATCGCCCGGGTCCTCAAGGTCGTCAATCCCGCCCTGATCCGCCGCCGGAAATTCAAGGTGGCGGTCGACGCCTGCAACGGCGCCGGTGCTGTCGCCATGGTCGAACTGCTGGAAAAACTCGGCTGCCAGGTCACGGCCATCAACACCGACGTCAATCTCCCCTTCGCTCATAACCCGGAGCCGACGCCGGAGAACTTGACGGAACTGCGCGCGCTGGTCCGCTCCCGGCAGGCCGACATCGGTTTCGCTATGGATTCTGACGCCGACCGGCTGGCAGTGATAGATGAGACCGGCCACGCGCTGGGCGAAGAAGCGACCCTCGCCCTGGCGGTCAGATTTATCCTTAGCCGGAGCCGCCTCGTCCCCGCTAGTAAACGGCTGGTGGTAGTCAACCTCTCGACCAGCAAGATGATCGAAGATGTCTGCCGCGAATTCGGGGCGCTCTGCCTCCGGACTAAAGTCGGCGAGGTCAATGTTGTAGAGGAGCTTAAGTCAGTCAAAGCTTTGATCGGCGGCGAAGGGAATGGCGGGGTCATCTATCCAAAGGTTGGCTTGAACCGGGACAGCTTGACCGGCGCCGCTCTGCTGCTAAACGCTCTGGCCTTGAAGGGCCGGCCGGTCTCCGCCCTGGCCGAGGAGATACCCCACTACTTCATGATCAAGACCAAGCTCGAGTGCCAAGGTCTCGACGCGGCGAGTGACCTGATCGAAAAAGCCAAACACGCTTTCCCGGATGAAGACCTGGTCTTAACTGAAGGGGTCAAAGTGATCCGCCCCGAAGGCTGGGTCCATGTGCGGGCCTCCAATACTGAACCGATAGTCAGAGTTATCGCCGAGGCGGGGACAAAGGAAGAGGCCGAAGATCTGATCCGCCGGGTCTTAGCTTAACTCGGTCAGGCGCTCACCGAGGACGGTCCGCGGCAGGTCGAGAAAACGGGCGGCCGCAGTCATATCACCGCCGCACTTCCCCAGCAGGAGACGATAGAGTTCCACTTCAAAATCGCGTTTGGTCTCACCCAGGCTCGCTTCACCGGACCAGGCCGCCCGCTTGATCGCCCGCTCTTTCAAGGCCCGATAATCGACCGCCAGGTCCTTAAGTTCCAGCATGTCGCCGGTCGCCCGCAATACCCCCTGCTCGATCAAGCCGGCCAGTTCGGCGTAATTGCCGGGAAAGTCGTAGAGCCCTAAAAAAGCCAAAAGTTCGGCGGAGAAGCCGCTGGCCGGCTTATTATGTTTCAGGGCGTAACGCTTGAGCACCTCGCCGCAGAGCTGCGGCAGGTCTTCCCGCCGTTCGCGCAGCGGCGGGAGGTCGATCACCGCGTAATCTTTCGGCACCGCGCTGGGGCCGAGGCGGCCGATGACCAGCCGCGTTTCGCCGCGGCGGGCGGCAAAGTAATCGAAAATGCTCGCCTGGAAATTGGGCTCCAGCGCGGCGCTGTTCTCCAAATAGAGGGTGCCGCAACGCTCTTCTTCCGGCTGGCCCGGCGTCTCGGCCAGCACTTCCTGGACGGTCGCCCAGAAATGGGCTTCCTGGTCCTCCCGCCGGAATGAGGCCAAGTCGATCAGGCGGAGCTGCCGCCGCGGCCGCAAGCCGTTAGCGTGGAGAAATTCGACCACTTCCCGCTGGTCGATCCCCGGTTCGCCCCGCAGGATAATGTTGGTGCTGGAGAGGAGGACCCCCCGGATCGCTTCGTGGAGACGTTTGATCGACTGGCTTTCGCCGCGCAGCCAGCCCTCGGGGTTGAAACGATAATACCCCCTGGCCAGCGCGGCCAGCGCCCGGTCAACCGCGCCGCGCAGTTGTTCCGGGGTAAAAGGTTT is a window from the Candidatus Margulisiibacteriota bacterium genome containing:
- the plsY gene encoding glycerol-3-phosphate 1-O-acyltransferase PlsY, whose amino-acid sequence is MLIFWAVAAYLLGSVPFGVLVARAWNVDIRRRGSGNIGATNVFRTLGPLPGALVFLLDFLKGVLAVYIGYWVGGDPMVVLLMSAAVILGHMFPVFLRFRGGKGAATGLGVLFGLAPDIFFIGFLLAGVIIYTTRYVSVATLATSLAITLMMFSFHRPLPYCLLTLVVTIFIWWRHLPNIKRLRQGTELKV
- the efp gene encoding elongation factor P — its product is MAITINDVKPGTTVEMDSSIFRCLEYRHQRAAQQSWIKIKFKNLRTGAIAEKTFKPGEKIETARIDFTPMQFLYSDSEGYHFMDQATFEQIAIPAKKMAETAKYLKEGFVCNISLYGEEILDVELPGSVELKVTETSPGFKGDTVSGGKPATVETGAVIQVPFFLNVGDVIKVDTREGKYLGRA
- the accB gene encoding acetyl-CoA carboxylase biotin carboxyl carrier protein gives rise to the protein MDFEVLKKLIQLVKDEDISGVAVEEKGVKYEVRREKGGHTVSAPLPGPQSSAPGTPISQEPKAKEKSEEDGLVAITSPMVGTFYRSPSPESPAFVEAGDSVEPGKVVCIVEAMKLFNEIESEVRGKIVKVLVDNGKPVEYGQKLFLVKKP
- the argB gene encoding acetylglutamate kinase yields the protein MQKSKLFKHLIRRANAVLEALPYLTKFNGKTIVIKYGGAAMQNDELKQMVIQDVVLLKMVGMHPVLVHGGGPEINKFLRKRGLEPKFVGGYRVTDKETMKVVQKVLGEKINAEVVRLIKKAGGKAKGFYGKKGRVIKAFKYWKRDEAGNRIDLGFTGQVGGIRYRFLQKWIKLGYIPVLTSIGVGKRGGVYNINADKAAAAIAAYLKAEKLIMLTDVVGVLDANGRLVSEMNNYKAQKMIKAGSLSGGMIPKIKSTLYALNKGVKTAHILDGRLPHALLLELFTDHGIGTMVRK
- the argJ gene encoding bifunctional glutamate N-acetyltransferase/amino-acid acetyltransferase ArgJ, with product MKTIKGGITAPQGFKAAGLAAGIKQSGKIDLALIVSDVPATAAAVFTKNQFKAAPILVSQQQIKSGLCQAIIANAGNANCGTGKKGLKDAWQMVKETARALKINPRHVLVTSTGSIHKFLPISKIVTAIPKLAKQLSKQGGEAAARAILTTDTRKKEIAVKVAMPNGRQGGYTIAGIAKGSGMIHPNLATMHAFITTDAAIDRRTLQKLLKQAVDASFNLLTVDQCMSTNDCVFVLANGESKSEILNPKSEQGFYKALEYVCKYLAQEIARDGEGATQMIRVKVTGARNEAEARQAARAIAGSDLLKCAVYGRDHNPGRILAAAGSTGAKLNQDKMTADMKFPPKGKQSGKETLVTCYLGVGKGSAEAWGCDLTEGYIRINAEYHT
- the argC gene encoding N-acetyl-gamma-glutamyl-phosphate reductase yields the protein MIKTGIVGAGGYAGVNLLSILLRHPQAEVSWLVSEEAHKGKKISELFPHLNNICDLACGTLDDLEALAKKVDVVFLALPHGIALNYVPKILKAGVKVVDLGADYRFDDEATFKKWYGIDHADKGAFKEAIFGSPELFGEKIKPARLVGNPGCYPTASILGTAPLIVSKLIDTSTIMIDAKSGVSGAGRSAKVLTLYCERNDGVMAYAVTNHRHMGEVDHILSKVGGEKIGVTFVPHLVPQDRGILTTIYAKLSTNNLRLTTNNLMKIYSEFYKGKPFVRVYPTPCTKNVRGTNYCDIGVEVNEEKGTVIVMSAIDNLIKGAAGQAVQNMNIMWGLGEKTGLEAIALFP
- the amrA gene encoding AmmeMemoRadiSam system protein A, yielding MSEHPLVKLARQTIETYVKSEQIVTEPRELTPEMKAQAGVFVSLHKRGELRGCIGTFAATTANVAQEVIRNAIESSTRDPRFPPVTEAELPELEIKVDVLSLPEPVASAAELDAKKYGVIVKAGHRRGLLLPDLEGVETPEEQIAICRRKGGIGENEPVELFKFQVRRYH
- the amrB gene encoding AmmeMemoRadiSam system protein B, which translates into the protein MSIVYGAILPHPPILIPQIGRDRIKVADQSQRALTEISRRMAGMSFDTIVVITPHGEVGQASVPVYTSHIFEGSFAQFGQSKPLYTFKGDPELGLAIVKDSPLASACPETLLDHGVLVPLSYPQAAGIKKPILPIAIAFLPLSKLFAFGQSLARTADRLGRKVLLIASADMSHRLTPDAPSGYSPRGKEFDEKLVELVRNYDVPGILKFDPDLAEEAGQDALWSIAILLGALDGQKVKPEVLSYEGPFGVGYMIAGLEVGS
- the glmM gene encoding phosphoglucosamine mutase; translation: MTLKISISGIRGFVPESLTPEVCLDFAKAFGTYLNGGKVVVGTDPRASSEFIKGIIFSGLLSTGCKVVDLGIVPTPTVGIMARKLKADGGIVITASHNPLPWNGLKFMRGDGVFLNETQAGQLIQIYEGKQFRSGLARGVASDRTGIATHIARVLKVVNPALIRRRKFKVAVDACNGAGAVAMVELLEKLGCQVTAINTDVNLPFAHNPEPTPENLTELRALVRSRQADIGFAMDSDADRLAVIDETGHALGEEATLALAVRFILSRSRLVPASKRLVVVNLSTSKMIEDVCREFGALCLRTKVGEVNVVEELKSVKALIGGEGNGGVIYPKVGLNRDSLTGAALLLNALALKGRPVSALAEEIPHYFMIKTKLECQGLDAASDLIEKAKHAFPDEDLVLTEGVKVIRPEGWVHVRASNTEPIVRVIAEAGTKEEAEDLIRRVLA
- a CDS encoding response regulator, which produces MSQDKALLVTADHKTEARVKESLPGFTWVTVNGAEGGVAAVAEKPQLIIIDQATGGAGSLQLFRNLNAACPQVPIILLSAENDIPTAVLATKAGAADFLKKPFTPEQLRGAVDRALAALARGYYRFNPEGWLRGESQSIKRLHEAIRGVLLSSTNIILRGEPGIDQREVVEFLHANGLRPRRQLRLIDLASFRREDQEAHFWATVQEVLAETPGQPEEERCGTLYLENSAALEPNFQASIFDYFAARRGETRLVIGRLGPSAVPKDYAVIDLPPLRERREDLPQLCGEVLKRYALKHNKPASGFSAELLAFLGLYDFPGNYAELAGLIEQGVLRATGDMLELKDLAVDYRALKERAIKRAAWSGEASLGETKRDFEVELYRLLLGKCGGDMTAAARFLDLPRTVLGERLTELS